One Natrinema marinum genomic window carries:
- a CDS encoding DUF555 domain-containing protein, whose translation MSNYLVAMEAAWLVRDVDEIDDAIGVAVSEAGKRLNSEDMDYVEVEVGATGCPACGEPFDSAFIAADTALVGLGLEMEVFNADGEEHASRIAKSEVGGALRDVPLSVVEVVEVPDED comes from the coding sequence ATGAGCAACTACCTCGTCGCGATGGAGGCGGCATGGCTCGTTCGTGATGTCGACGAGATCGACGACGCGATCGGCGTGGCCGTCAGCGAAGCCGGGAAGCGACTCAACAGCGAAGACATGGACTACGTCGAGGTCGAAGTTGGCGCGACGGGCTGTCCGGCCTGCGGCGAGCCGTTCGACTCCGCCTTTATCGCTGCCGACACTGCGCTCGTCGGCCTCGGACTCGAGATGGAGGTCTTCAACGCCGATGGGGAAGAACACGCCTCCAGAATCGCGAAAAGCGAGGTCGGTGGCGCGCTGCGTGACGTGCCGCTGTCGGTCGTCGAAGTCGTCGAGGTTCCGGACGAGGACTGA
- a CDS encoding CBS domain-containing protein encodes MELPTPADLRQRRTELGLTQSELADTADVSQPLIARIEGGDVDPRLSTLRRIVNALEKAESDVIRAADLMNEAVVSVAPDDSVSEAAREMEEEAYSQLAVIQDGIPVGSISQTDLVHLDSEDRDEPVEEHMSESFPTVSKDATLDEISNLLEHYKAVMITEAGETVGIITEADIAARLS; translated from the coding sequence ATGGAACTTCCGACGCCCGCGGACCTCCGACAGCGCCGTACCGAACTCGGGCTCACGCAAAGCGAACTGGCGGACACGGCGGACGTCTCTCAACCGCTGATCGCCCGCATCGAGGGCGGCGACGTCGACCCGCGTCTGTCGACGCTCCGCCGGATCGTCAACGCCTTAGAGAAAGCCGAGAGCGACGTGATTCGGGCGGCGGACCTGATGAACGAGGCCGTCGTCAGCGTCGCGCCCGACGATTCTGTCAGCGAGGCCGCCCGCGAGATGGAAGAGGAGGCCTACTCCCAACTGGCGGTCATCCAGGACGGCATCCCCGTCGGCTCGATCAGCCAGACCGATCTGGTCCACTTAGACTCGGAGGACCGCGACGAACCCGTCGAGGAGCACATGAGCGAGAGCTTCCCGACCGTCTCGAAGGACGCGACCCTCGACGAGATCAGCAACCTGCTCGAGCACTACAAGGCCGTGATGATCACCGAGGCGGGCGAAACCGTCGGCATCATCACCGAGGCGGACATCGCCGCGCGGCTCTCCTGA
- a CDS encoding APC family permease: protein MAEEDGELGFLGAASIGLGGMIGGGVFSVLGVVATIAGAAAWLAFTAASLVSMAAAYSYIKLNQLSDERGGSVSMIEAYVGNSTLAGMVGWTLLFGYVGAIAMYAFAFGGFAERLLDVHSVLGFSARPLLSALAVGGFIALNVVGAKATGTTEELLVGLKLAILLAISGWGLYYGWTVDQLEYGFGHLTNTSFLTAVAISFVSFQGWQLVMYDQESIKNPSKNVPRAVYVSILGAIVVDSLVSILVTSLVATNVIANHPEIAVAEAVRPFLGGLGFVFVAVAALFSTGSAINGTLFSAAHFAKGMLADGLLPDRFGDAEQEGVPTQTVLVIGVAAAAFTFYGSLQGITSFGSLAFMVVFGAMSYLAFRQRDAEDVSAFVPAVGMLGTATLLPLLLYRLYTEQRSVFVTVVALTAIVVGLEVLYFERNTLEDGLQTVENRI, encoded by the coding sequence ATGGCCGAGGAAGACGGCGAACTCGGATTTCTCGGAGCGGCCTCGATCGGGCTCGGTGGGATGATCGGCGGCGGCGTGTTCTCGGTGCTCGGCGTCGTCGCGACGATTGCCGGCGCTGCGGCGTGGCTGGCGTTTACCGCGGCGAGCCTCGTCTCGATGGCCGCCGCGTACTCGTATATCAAACTCAATCAACTCAGCGACGAGCGCGGCGGCTCGGTCTCGATGATCGAAGCGTACGTGGGGAACTCGACGCTCGCCGGGATGGTGGGCTGGACACTGCTGTTCGGGTACGTGGGCGCGATCGCGATGTACGCGTTCGCGTTCGGTGGCTTCGCCGAGCGGCTGCTGGATGTCCACTCGGTCCTCGGGTTCTCCGCCCGGCCGCTGCTCTCCGCCCTCGCCGTCGGCGGGTTCATCGCGCTCAACGTCGTGGGCGCGAAGGCGACGGGGACGACGGAGGAACTGCTGGTCGGGCTCAAGCTGGCGATCCTCCTCGCGATCAGCGGCTGGGGACTGTACTACGGCTGGACGGTCGACCAACTCGAGTACGGTTTCGGCCACCTGACGAACACGAGTTTCCTGACTGCGGTCGCGATCTCGTTCGTCTCGTTCCAGGGGTGGCAACTCGTGATGTACGACCAGGAGAGCATCAAGAACCCGTCGAAGAACGTGCCGCGGGCGGTCTACGTTTCGATACTCGGGGCGATCGTCGTCGACAGCCTGGTCTCGATCCTCGTCACGAGCCTCGTCGCGACGAACGTGATCGCGAACCACCCCGAGATCGCGGTCGCGGAGGCCGTTCGTCCGTTCCTCGGCGGTCTCGGCTTCGTCTTCGTGGCCGTCGCGGCCCTCTTTTCGACCGGGAGCGCGATCAACGGGACGCTCTTCAGTGCCGCCCACTTCGCGAAGGGAATGCTCGCCGACGGTCTCCTTCCGGATCGATTCGGCGACGCCGAACAGGAGGGCGTCCCGACACAGACGGTTCTGGTCATCGGCGTCGCCGCCGCCGCGTTCACCTTCTACGGCAGCCTTCAGGGGATCACCTCCTTCGGCTCGCTCGCCTTCATGGTCGTCTTCGGCGCGATGAGCTACCTCGCGTTCCGCCAGCGCGACGCCGAGGATGTCTCCGCGTTCGTTCCCGCGGTCGGCATGCTCGGCACCGCGACGCTGCTCCCGCTGTTGCTCTATCGCCTCTACACCGAGCAGCGGTCGGTGTTCGTGACCGTCGTCGCGCTCACCGCGATCGTCGTCGGCCTCGAGGTGCTCTACTTCGAACGCAACACGCTCGAGGACGGACTCCAGACGGTCGAAAACCGGATTTAG
- a CDS encoding helix-turn-helix domain-containing protein — MSTDVGTPKGANARELVHFVTQETRFAILANILQHPEGLPSLYELEQLNPSVSEATVYKHVQKLIDAGIVEAVTLPNDRRQQGYPWTFYRLTDEGRAFLEDHNLLAAEATLQRIYETISDKSEKMIRYENAPRPDVD; from the coding sequence ATGAGTACCGACGTGGGGACGCCGAAGGGGGCGAACGCGCGCGAACTCGTTCACTTCGTCACCCAAGAGACGCGGTTCGCGATCCTCGCGAACATCCTGCAACACCCAGAGGGGCTGCCGTCGCTGTACGAACTCGAGCAACTGAACCCGAGCGTGAGCGAGGCGACGGTATACAAGCACGTCCAGAAGTTGATCGACGCCGGAATCGTCGAGGCGGTCACCCTCCCGAACGACCGACGCCAACAGGGCTATCCTTGGACGTTCTACCGGCTGACCGACGAGGGACGGGCGTTCCTCGAGGATCACAACCTGCTCGCAGCCGAGGCGACCTTGCAACGAATCTACGAGACGATTTCCGATAAATCGGAAAAGATGATCAGATACGAGAACGCCCCTCGTCCCGATGTCGACTGA